CCTCCTGTCGCACCGCCGCCTCGCAGTGCCCACATGTCATTCCATCCACCGTGTATGTCGTCGCAGTCATGATCGACCTCCTGATCACCCCAACCATACCCCCCTAGGGTATATTCCCGCCACCCAGCCCCATTTCCGATAACCAGTGGTCGTGATCACGACCACTGGTTATCGGAGAACGGGTCATTGGCCGGGGCCTCGGTCGGGGCCATGCCCTGGGCCCTGCCCTGTCGGCCGCTCGCCGTAGGCTCCGGAGATGGCCCCGACCGAGGCAACCCGCTGGCTCACCGCAGACGAACAACGCACCTGGCGAGCGTGGCTGGGCATCAACGCCCTCCTGGCGGCCACGCTCGATCGCCAGCTGCAGCGCGACGCCGCGATTCCCCACGCGTATTACGTGACGATGGCGATGCTGTCCGAACAACCAGGCCGCTCCTGCACGATGAGCGAATTGGCGGCTGCCACGCGCTTCTCTCCGAGCCGGTTGTCCCACGCCGTCACCAAGCTCGAAGCCAACGGGTGGATCGAGCGGCGCCGGGCAGAGGGCAACGCCCGCCAGATCATCGCCACGTTGACCGACGAAGGGATGCGCGTGGTCGAACAGGTCGCCCCCATTCACGTCGAACACGTCCGGACCGTGTTGTTCGATGCGCTCAACGAGGAGCAGGCGACCGCGCTCGGCGATGTGCTCGAAGCGATCCTCGCGAACCTCATCGAACTCGAGGACGCACCCGGCGATCGCTAGTGCCGTGGCGACTCGTGTCCGCCGCCGACACCTGCAACGATGTCGGACGCCACACGCAACGCTGCGCCGGACGTACCGGGCTGATCGCCCCGAGCCGACGCAACCCACACGAAACGAGGGATGATGGGACTCATCGAATACGAGACCAGCGAGAAGTTGAGCCGCGAACAGGCCGCCGCCAAGCTGCGCGATCTCGCCGACCAACTCGCACGCCACAACGAGGTGGCCTTCGAGCGCGACGGACTTCGCTACACCGTCGATGTTCCCGATGAGGTGACGTTGTCCTACGAGATTGAGGTGGGCGACGACAGCGAGATCGAAATCGAGATCAAGTGGTGAGCGTTTCCTGAGCGTTGGCCGCCCAGCCGGCTTGCTCACGAGGCAGCACGCCGAACCGGTAGCTCGAGGCCACGATGGCGTCGTACACATCCTCCTGGTGATATGCCATCACGCCGCGATCGCCCTCGGCAGCCCCGACCGCTACGTGGAGCGGGATGAGGTGATCCTCAGCCGGGTGCGCAAAACGCGCGCTCGGGGCCTCGACCCAGTTGCGCAGGCGCTCGGTCCGCTCCGAGACGGGGCCGTCGACAACAGCCGACTTCAGCCATGCATCGAATTCGGCCGACCCGACGCGCCCTGCTTCGCCGAAGGCCCGCATGTTGTGAAACGTGAACCCGCTCCCCACGATCAGCACGCCCTCATCTCGGAGCGGGGCCAGTGCCCGTCCGAGCGCCAGGTGATCGTCGACGTTGTAGCCCGCCCGGATCGACAGCTGCAGAACCGGGACTGAAGCCTCGGGGTACATCACGGCGAGCGGGACGAAGGCACCATGGTCGTAGCCGCGTTGTGCATCTTCGGCCGAAGTGATGCCGGCCCCCGTCAGCAGGTCGCGCACGCGAGCCGCCACCTCGGGGGAACCCGGTGATGGGTACTGCAGGTGGTAGGTGAATTCCGGGAAGCCGCCGTAGTCGTAGTACATGGTCGGCTGCGGGGAGGTTTGCACGGTGAATTCCCGCTCCTCCCAATGAGCGGACACCACGAGCACCGCCCGCGGGGTGAGGCCCAGATCGGCGGGGATTGCCTGCAGATGACGCTCCATCGGTTCGAGGTCTCCGGGAAGGAGGTCCTTGATCCACGGCCACGGCCCACCGCCGTGCGAGATGAAGTAGGTGGGAAGACGGACGGGTTCGGTGGACATCGGATGCCTCCAGGTTCTCAAACCGCCTCCACGACGGTAGCACTTATTTGAACCCTCAACTATCCCCGTCTATTCCCCCACGCCGCCTGTTCTCCGATAACCAGTGGTCGTGATCACGACCACTGGTTATCGGAGAACGGGCTAGTTGGGCTAGCGGGCTAGCGCTATTGCCGAGGCCGCGCCGTTTGCGATCGCGACCGCGACGAGCACACTCGCAAAGGCCCGCAGCGACGCCGTCGGTGGGAGCTTCGGGGCGATGCGAGCGCCCACCACGCTGCCGATCAGCATGGCGATGACGAACGGCATCGCCAGGTCCCACTCCACCGTGTCGAACCCGCGGATGAGTAGCGCCACCAAGGAGTTGCCGGCGACGATCAACAGCGAGGTGCCGATGGCTTTGGCCATGTTGAACCCGAGTGCCAAGGTCAGCACCGGAACGATCACAAAGCCACCACCGACACCGAACAGACCGGTCAGGAAACCGACTCCCATGCCGGCGACCAGAAGCCATCCGACACTGATCGAACCGTCGACCACGGACTCGCCGGCGGCCTCCTCCCCCGCCCGGGTACACGACGGACACGCCGTCAACATGCGGTGTGCTGCGACGAGGATCAACCCGCTGAACAACAGCATCAACAGGTCGTCGTCGAGGTGGGTGTGGACCTCTTTGCCCGCCCAGGACGCAACGGCACCCGCTGCGACGAAGGCCGCCGCCACCCCGACGCGCACGTTACCGCGCCGCGCATGGGACACCGACGACACGACCGCCGAGACACCGACGGCGACGAGCGAGATCGCGGTGGCCTCGGTGAAGGTCAACCCACCGAGGTAGACGAGCGCCGGGACGGCGAGGATCGACCCCCCG
The DNA window shown above is from Microthrixaceae bacterium and carries:
- a CDS encoding MarR family transcriptional regulator, with the translated sequence MAPTEATRWLTADEQRTWRAWLGINALLAATLDRQLQRDAAIPHAYYVTMAMLSEQPGRSCTMSELAAATRFSPSRLSHAVTKLEANGWIERRRAEGNARQIIATLTDEGMRVVEQVAPIHVEHVRTVLFDALNEEQATALGDVLEAILANLIELEDAPGDR
- a CDS encoding amphi-Trp domain-containing protein, with product MGLIEYETSEKLSREQAAAKLRDLADQLARHNEVAFERDGLRYTVDVPDEVTLSYEIEVGDDSEIEIEIKW
- a CDS encoding dioxygenase, which encodes MSTEPVRLPTYFISHGGGPWPWIKDLLPGDLEPMERHLQAIPADLGLTPRAVLVVSAHWEEREFTVQTSPQPTMYYDYGGFPEFTYHLQYPSPGSPEVAARVRDLLTGAGITSAEDAQRGYDHGAFVPLAVMYPEASVPVLQLSIRAGYNVDDHLALGRALAPLRDEGVLIVGSGFTFHNMRAFGEAGRVGSAEFDAWLKSAVVDGPVSERTERLRNWVEAPSARFAHPAEDHLIPLHVAVGAAEGDRGVMAYHQEDVYDAIVASSYRFGVLPREQAGWAANAQETLTT
- a CDS encoding sulfite exporter TauE/SafE family protein: MTAIAGLVIGVLLGALGGGGSILAVPALVYLGGLTFTEATAISLVAVGVSAVVSSVSHARRGNVRVGVAAAFVAAGAVASWAGKEVHTHLDDDLLMLLFSGLILVAAHRMLTACPSCTRAGEEAAGESVVDGSISVGWLLVAGMGVGFLTGLFGVGGGFVIVPVLTLALGFNMAKAIGTSLLIVAGNSLVALLIRGFDTVEWDLAMPFVIAMLIGSVVGARIAPKLPPTASLRAFASVLVAVAIANGAASAIALAR